One region of Quercus lobata isolate SW786 chromosome 2, ValleyOak3.0 Primary Assembly, whole genome shotgun sequence genomic DNA includes:
- the LOC115976301 gene encoding uncharacterized protein LOC115976301, whose product MPGNEVEERIHNLYELDNSSQGQYHTQALDGNWPVLNYNQWVGKQRQIGEAPSFKLKNSNTQQLDSLFNQTHTQLTPRPEYPNSYSRNQQLNSNGYMFGRQQFQASQSQPEFLGENTIYDPHNLTSRGISFLIPQQENASGDSPTLTTNSERSEITESSTDFNFVGGKHQFVRGQQPDTTQTHLMQQSGYSDMQMLQQHRMFKQLQELQRQQQLQHFGDPRQQNSSNQISALTKQVTGAQISPVINGTPVNDSSQMFMNWMQRGTPPTAQGVSNRVIFSQDQGQALRSIGLASQQPDVSLYGTPITSARGNMGQYSHLQGMSHDSTNLLTKASGQTQKPMMQSSAFSNTFVGDQVNVSSDRVCFPQGGFIPKQGLQGKNVFGQVPIQGLSSGVISGNIQLGNTLQKNASPVEFNGRQEQAGWPGTLQQKMQLGPSQGLVPLDPMEEKILYNMDDNMWDASFGRRNDIGAGGFGPTVEHTDYSNTFPSLQSGSWSALMQSAVAEASSSDTGLQEEWSGLTFQNTEPSTDNQLSNAMGSEKQQTGWLDSNLLVTSSNSKPFPVFNDSSVNSSFPGFQQSGVQFSMEQRDALRSVDSHESIQKSTKNTGEWLDCNPKQKPSIEGIQPVQPLMHLDNAWAGQIFEHPETDAHQLRIASCNNVSQTCSGPKGDVNEATTYKERDSEECPWEADSNCGVSSFSRSTGGLEQLHSGTDSTLPNREGSQIFNFAALPNSSPSKACQETSQQVQHSNQLDYVKHVDVSMNKENQSMEKNQRQMSNGSHVLHNYHVGAGGMYEMQQNYCQKDNSYENYGSKGLGRREQEHAGQLKFIGNVSSSAMNLDKGHLHDFHKWGGQGHSKASEKVPSRGDLDKSTTFDRSVGPHCANATGQTSENMLELLHKVDQSKENSTIPYLGARGYNSLVPEGEMPDASVSQQYHHQSPASQGFTLKLAPPSQQLSNVNPFISFSEVASNMNFRQANSELGEKSQTWFASPSVQFLPSSQESTQRAHWDNKVCASGQASIPSSSYMHGSSVATFTSSPPYIRSQAQMQLMPNAPVARPSSQATFPGTVNRYPPFNLAQDSSAQISANSSGMSVMHQQDAFSAKPQNVWTNVPIQRLPCVESQKVPSMDTSTNRMETSLAAQGLNDQNSLKVGYGSSEFPARPMNVQGSEDGADQLGKERSQLRVSSGILDVSSTDSLATDIPDGNAFASGSLLAHSLQQDLVRMQYEDNNAPAASDTNVGSIGHSLKPSHVLHPNYSLMHQVQTMKDVRHDGQQCIYEHVSRSRNQMDTGLTSASQLNSLSSVEPKMQGFLTEAREDSGINVSPKPALVDRPHEIVASGQSDSQSQFISSNVVSSHAEHPQVNLPVAPSWFKQHETFRNGQMQPMYDARLAKTAAGQFFLGKPSQNLDTFSSVERIDADASQTGRAWLNPAAQQLNPLSAPYLLPSADTDQCMAIVRPKKRKTATSDLPPWHKEVTHGSRRVQNISVAEHDWALATNRLIEKVEDDVEFIEDGQSMLRSKRRLTLTTQLMQQLLCPAPVSFLSANAASHYDTMAYFVAKLSLGDACCLNSHTRNGLSRVPLNNNNLISEKLKGFESIDDRFSEVVEDFSSRAKKLENDLLRLDKAAASILDVRVECQELEKFSVINRFAKFHVRPADSSATSSSPSTAPAPKPSPQRYVIAHPIPKNLPEGVPCLSL is encoded by the exons ATGCCTGGTAACGAAGTTGAAGAGAGGATCCATAATTTATATGAGCTAGACAATTCTTCCCAAGGCCAGTATCACACTCAAGCTTTGGATGGAAATTGGCCAGTTCTTAACTACAATCAGTGGGTTGGAAAACAGAGGCAGATTGGGGAAGCTCCAAGTTTCAAGCTGAAAAACAGCAACACTCAACAATTAG ATTCTTTGTTCAACCAAACCCATACACAGTTGACGCCAAGACCTGAGTATCCCAACAGTTACTCCCGAAACCAGCAGCTGAATTCAAATGGATATATGTTTGGACGCCAGCAATTCCAGGCAAGCCAAAGTCAACCAGAGTTTTTGGGGGAAAATACAATTTATGATCCACATAATTTAACTTCCCGAGGCATCTCTTTCCTTATACCACAGCAAGAAAATGCATCTGGGGACAGTCCCACCTTGACAACAAATTCAGAAAGGTCAGAAATTACTGAATCTTCCACTGACTTTAACTTTGTTGGTGGGAAGCATCAGTTTGTGAGAGGCCAACAACCAGATACAACACAAACTCACCTAATGCAGCAGTCTGGATACAGTGATATGCAGATGCTGCAGCAGCACAGAATGTTCAAGCAGTTGCAGGAACTTCAGAGGCAGCAACAACTTCAGCACTTTGGTGACCCAAGGCAACAGAATTCTTCAAACCAGATTTCTGCATTGACTAAACAGGTTACTGGGGCTCAGATTTCACCTGTCATCAATGGAACACCTGTTAATGACTCATCACAAATGTTTATGAACTGGATGCAGCGAGGTACGCCTCCCACTGCTCAAGGTGTATCTAACAGAGTTATATTTTCACAAGATCAAGGTCAGGCTTTGCGTTCCATTGGTCTGGCTTCTCAGCAGCCTGATGTATCTTTATATGGTACTCCGATCACAAGTGCAAGAGGAAATATGGGCCAATATTCCCATCTCCAAGGGATGTCTCATGATTCTACCAATCTGTTGACCAAGGCTAGTGGTCAAACACAGAAACCTATGATGCAGTCATCAGCCTTCAGTAACACCTTTGTAGGTGATCAGGTTAATGTTTCTTCAGATCGGGTTTGCTTCCCCCAAGGAGGTTTCATACCCAAACAAGGACTTCAGggaaaaaatgtttttggaCAGGTTCCTATTCAGGGTTTGAGTAGTGGAGTTATTTCGGGGAACATCCAGCTGGGGAATACTTTACAAAAAAATGCATCCCCAGTGGAATTTAATGGGAGGCAAGAGCAAGCTGGTTGGCCTGGAACCTTGCAGCAAAAGATGCAGCTTGGCCCTTCTCAGGGTTTGGTTCCCCTAGATCCGATGGAAGAGAAGATTCTGTACAATATGGATGATAACATGTGGGATGCTTCTTTTGGCAGGCGCAATGACATAGGTGCTGGAGGTTTTGGGCCTACAGTGGAACATACAGATTATTCAAATACATTTCCTTCCTTACAAAGTGGAAGCTGGAGTGCTCTTATGCAGTCTGCTGTAGCAGAAGCTTCTAGTAGTGATACTGGACTACAGGAGGAGTGGAGTGGCTTGACTTTTCAAAATACAGAACCCTCAACTGACAATCAGCTGTCAAATGCTATGGGTAGTGAAAAGCAACAAACGGGTTGGCTTGATAGCAACCTGCTGGTTACCTCCTCAAATTCTAAACCTTTTCCTGTGTTTAATGATTCTAGTGTGAACTCTAGTTTTCCCGGCTTTCAGCAGTCAGGTGTCCAATTCTCGATGGAGCAGAGAGATGCATTGCGCTCAGTTGACTCTCATGAATCAATTCAGAAATCCACCAAAAACACTGGTGAGTGGTTAGATTGCAATCCTAAACAAAAGCCATCCATTGAAGGAATTCAACCTGTACAACCGCTTATGCATTTGGACAATGCATGGGCTGGTCAGATTTTCGAGCACCCAGAAACGGATGCCCATCAGCTGAGAATAGCCTCATGTAACAATGTTAGCCAAACATGCAGTGGACCAAAAG GTGATGTTAATGAAGCTACTACATACAAGGAGAGGGATTCTGAGGAATGTCCGTGGGAGGCTGATAGTAATTGTGGGGTAAGTTCTTTTTCTAGATCAACTGGAGGATTGGAGCAATTACACTCTGGCACGGATAGTACTCTACCCAACAGAGAAGGTTCTCAGATATTTAACTTTGCTGCTCTACCAAATTCAAGCCCTTCTAAGGCCTGTCAGGAAACAAGTCAACAAGTCCAACATAGTAATCAACTTGATTACGTTAAGCATGTTGATGTATCTATGAACAAGGAAAATCAGAGCATGGAAAAAAACCAGCGTCAGATGAGTAATGGTTCTCATGTTTTGCATAACTATCATGTGGGAGCAGGTGGAATGTATGAGATGCAGCAGAACTACTGCCAAAAGGACAACTCTTATGAAAACTATGGTTCCAAAGGATTGGGCAGGCGAGAGCAAGAACATGCAGGGCAGCTCAAATTCATTGGTAATGTTTCTAGCAGTGCTATGAACCTGGATAAG GGGCACTTACACGATTTTCATAAATGGGGTGGTCAAGGACACTCAAAAGCCTCAGAGAAGGTGCCTTCTAGAGGTGATCTTGATAAATCTACTACCTTTGACAGATCAGTTGGTCCTCATTGTGCAAATGCTACTGGTCAAACAAG TGAAAACATGCTTGAGCTTCTTCATAAGGTTGACCAGTCAAAGGAGAACAGCACAATACCTTATCTTGGAGCTAGAGGCTATAATTCATTAGTGCCTGAGGGAGAAATGCCAGATGCGTCTGTTTCTCAACAGTATCATCATCAGTCTCCTGCTTCTCAAGGCTTCACTTTGAAATTGGCTCCCCCATCTCAACAGTTGTCCAATGTGAACCCTTTTATCTCATTTTCGGAAGTAGCAAGTAATATGAATTTCAGGCAAGCCAATTCTGAGTTAGGAGAGAAAAGCCAGACCTGGTTTGCTTCCCCATCCGTTCAGTTTTTGCCTTCATCACAGGAGTCAACTCAAAGAGCACATTGGGATAATAAAGTTTGTGCTTCAGGGCAGGCAAGCATCCCCTCATCTTCATATATGCATGGAAGTTCTGTTGCAACTTTTACATCTAGTCCCCCATATATAAGAAGTCAGGCTCAAATGCAACTCATGCCCAATGCACCTGTAGCACGTCCATCTTCACAGGCAACATTTCCTGGTACAGTTAACAGATATCCACCCTTCAACCTTGCTCAAGATAGTTCTGCACAGATAAGTGCCAATTCTTCTGGTATGTCAGTCATGCACCAGCAGGATGCATTTTCAGCGAAACCACAAAATGTGTGGACAAATGTACCCATTCAACGTCTTCCTTGTGTGGAATCTCAGAAGGTTCCCTCTATGGATACATCAACAAATAGAATGGAAACTTCATTGGCTGCACAGGGGCTAAATGATCAAAATTCCCTGAAAGTTGGATATGGTTCATCAGAATTCCCTGCACGTCCTATGAATGTACAAGGCTCTGAAGATGGGGCAGATCAACTGGGGAAAGAGAGGTCCCAGCTACGAGTATCATCTGGGATACTTGATGTTTCATCGACAGATAGTTTGGCAACGGATATCCCTGATGGAAATGCTTTTGCCTCTGGCTCATTGTTGGCTCATTCACTCCAGCAAGACCTTGTAAGAATGCAATACGAAGACAACAATGCCCCTGCTGCCTCTGATACAAATGTTGGGTCTATTGGCCATTCTTTAAAACCATCACATGTTCTCCATCCGAATTACTCTTTAATGCACCAAGTGCAGACAATGAAGGATGTTCGGCATGATGGACAGCAGTGCATATATGAACATGTTTCCAGGTCCAGAAACCAAATGGATACTGGACTGACTTCAGCATCCCAGCTCAACTCATTATCATCTGTGGAACCCAAGATGCAAGGCTTCTTGACAGAAGCAAGAGAAGATTCTGGCATAAATGTTTCACCAAAGCCTGCTCTCGTAGATAGACCTCATGAGATTGTTGCATCTGGTCAAAGTGATTCTCAAAGTCAATTTATTAGTAGTAATGTGGTATCTAGTCATGCAGAACATCCGCAGGTTAATCTGCCCGTGGCACCCTCCTGGTTTAAACAGCATGAAACTTTCAGAAATGGGCAGATGCAACCAATGTATGATGCAAGACTTGCAAAGACTGCTGCAGGACAGTTCTTTCTTGGGAAGCCGTCCCAGAATTTGGATACATTTTCATCTGTGGAACGGATAGATGCTGATGCTAGTCAGACTGGCAGAGCTTGGCTCAACCCAGCAGCCCAGCAGCTCAATCCATTATCAGCCCCTTATTTGTTGCCTTCAGCTGACACTGATCAATGTATGGCTATTGTGAGACCAAAGAAGCGCAAAACGGCAACGTCTGACCTTCCACCATGGCACAAAGAAGTCACACATGGTTCTCGAAGGGTTCAAAATATCAG TGTTGCAGAACATGACTGGGCGCTAGCGACAAATCGACTTATAGAGAAG GTGGAAGATGATGTTGAATTCATTGAAGATGGGCAGTCAATGCTGAGATCAAAGAGAAGACTTACCTTGACAACACAGCTTATGCAGCAATTGCTTTGCCCAGCACCAGTGTCCTTTCTCTCAGCAAATGCTGCTTCACATTATGATACTATGGCATACTTTGTTGCTAAGCTATCACTAGGGGATGCATGCTGCTTGAACTCTCACACAAGAAATGGTTTGTCTCGTGTACCACTGAACAACAATAACTT GATTTCAGAGAAGCTCAAAGGTTTTGAGAGTATCGATGATCGCTTTTCAGAAGTTGTGGAAGACTTCAGCAGTAGAGCAAAGAAGCTGGAAAATGACTTATTAAG ACTGGACAAGGCAGCAGCATCAATTTTAGATGTAAGAGTGGAATGCCAGGAGTTGGAAAAGTTTTCTGTCATCAACCGATTTGCCAAATTCCATGTCCGACCAGCAGATTCCTCCGCGACCTCATCTTCACCTAGTACTGCCCCTGCACCAAAACCCTCTCCTCAGAGATATGTCATTGCGCATCCAATACCTAAGAATCTACCAGAGGGGGTACCATGTCTTTCACTGTGA